The genomic stretch TATGATAATTATCTTCAGTTGATCTGACAATCGACATATAATCATATTTAcaaaatgtaataaaaaaaattttgagtttgcaagtaaaattataatagaaATGTAGAATTAATTAACACATACTTTTGTTGCAAAATTGTACAGTTGTGTTTGTCATGTGACGCACCTCGATGTCCGCATCCACAACATATCCTGGACTTTGAGATtgacttctcctttgatgatttcaatctctttccacatccctttatttttattgaagaaggatcaataataccaaggCCATCATCCATGGATTTCTTCCTTTGACTTCCATCACCGCATGTTTTACTATtgttcatctcttgaattttattaTAGATATAATTGAATTGTTCATCTAAGAAGGTTGTCCCCTCATCAATTAAAGAtgcattatcaattaatactgaagCTTTAGACCTCGATCTGGatcatcaattaaatttttctCTCCCAAAGCATATATTTCTCCAACCTTTGCATCTTGTATCCATTGTTTGAGTATATACATATCAGGCAAATGAGACACTTGATTGATACAAAAGAATGCTAACATATGCCTACATGGAATaccctcaaactcaaatttcgtACAACTACACAATATGTAGTCCCTCTGTTTATCATGTGTGAGCAACCTTGGTTTGGAGGAAGAacaactttgaaatttcatcacatggTAAACCACTGAGTCAACTCCTGTAAATGCCTATTGCACATAATATgataataaccatgactctcaGTCATTTCACTTTAAAACTCCAACCATTTTTTTGTGTAAATTtgaaccatttgagtttccattggccagtttgtcttaatcttgggttgctcattcatatcaatatagtTTGTAACTAACTCATTATGTCTTTGGTATCTCAGTGCCCTATTGAAACGGGTGATAAAATCCATCattgagttcttatttgagatatACCTTTTGAAAAATGAATGTGAGCTTTCAGATctctgactacttgacattccagcacAAAGTACATGCCTAAAATAAACTGGCACTCACTTATGTCGTAATTCATACATCGACGACAACCAATCGTTCTTATCcaagttagcacacttgataaccTCTTCTCATGACTTTTCAAATTAATCAGGTGTCCTAGAATTTGCAATGACATTTTTTATGCTTTGATAGtggttttgaaaagttaaagagtGTAATTTATCTAGGAATTTGTTCAATATGTGCcccaaacaatatcgatgcattGTTTGAAGGAAAATTTGTGCAATGGCTTTTGTCATAACAGGATCCTGATCAATGATGATAACGTTTGGTGGACTTTTAGGCATGACTTCTATAAACTTCTTAaacaaccaaacaaaagactcagttttctcatcacttaaaAACCCGCAACCAAAAATAATAGTATGATGAtaatgattaactcctacaaatggtgccaAGATCAagccatatttgttggtgttatatgtcgtatcaaataTAACTATATCACCAAATACACTATATgccctccttgatacatgatcaaccCAGAAATAGTTAATAAATttgttatctgaatcagtcttgtaatcaaagaaaaaagttGAATTCTTTTCTGCTCAGATGTAAATAACTCGATCAGTGTTTCGGCAtctatacccttttgttcatctcttaagtttttctcaaagtttttaatatctctttctgtgcaacctacCCTCTCAGaccctccatactctatctccaataattgcatttgttgacaagttggtatattagcctctgaaaattgtttAGTTAATGTTCTCTTTACTGCCGAAACATTACGATGTGAACGTAGCAAATACACCTTTGATGGAgtcgagagtggatgattatgtgTTTCTATGAAGTTATTGACAACCCAATTAGGTCCAGTCTGTTTCTTGGCAAGTGCAATATTTGACTTACAACCCGTTCTAACTgcaccacgtgctctttccctttTCAGTTGATCAGCTTttgcatgtttagcattccaCATTAGATCTGTATGACCTTCTTTAAAACATACAATTTATTTCCACATCACTTTATTtgtcatcttatttttcttgcttgtgTTTATCCTCGAACTAAATCTAGCTTCTCAtgcatattgattatagaatgaatatGCCTCCTCTAGTGATGAGAATTTCATCCTAAtttttggctttcgatcatctgcaacttggggaacatattcctgatcatcaactctattttcttccatttctagGGAATGTCATATTATATTTGAGAAGAGAtaagtagataaataaataaaaactacaacttatttcaatttaaactcaaaattaCAAGTATTAGACCATTAGACCAAGCCATTTGATAAAAACTACAACTTATTTCAATTTGAATTTCTACCATTTGATAATTTGCCAGATTTTTAGCTACTTCGATCAAAAAAATCTAATTAGTACCACTATAGGCtttcaaaaaaaaatgatgaccaaatcaaatcaaataagatAGTCATAACAATAGCTTGGTTTCCATGATATAGAaggaaatattttacaaatatcaTTATGGTTGACCCCTTAGTTATACGTACTACTCATCTTTATAGGACTTCTATATAATTTGACTCCTGGGGATAATTCAATCAAATGCTTCTTCAGGCATATTATTTAAAATCAATCTTAAATATATTGTATAATCAACAAACATGTTGTGTGTCTAAATCTACAATAGATTGAAcatgaaaaaggaaatatatatatatgtgaatgGAATACAACTAAAATTATATAAGTATGGCTAGGGGAGTTTACATCATATATCATGAATAAAATAATgacaattataaaaattattgatAGGACAAATCTATGCACTTATAAGCAATCTGATTCCACTTTTCAGGTGTGCTAAAATTTTCAATTACTGTTTATTTACGAAAATTTTAGTTTTGCAATAATTTGTTAGTTGTTCCACAATGATTCTACAATAGACTGAATaggaaaaatgaaaataaatatatatttgaatAGAATACAACAAAATTTATGTAAGTACGGTTAGGAGACTTTACACCCTATATCATGATAGTAGAATAAAACAACGGCAATTATAAAATTGTTGGACAAAATATGACAAATCCATGCATATACAATCTGGTACCACTTTCATATGTGTTAACTCTTTCGGTTACAGTTTCTTTATGAATAATTTAGATTTGTAGTAATTTGAAAGTTCTTTCACAATGATTACATAGTCATACCTGTCTACTTCCAGTGATGAGAAGAAGAATGAGACCAGAAAAAATGAATAGTCAATTGTAACTAAAGTATTTGCTCTTTTTGGATGCCTAGAAAGTATATCAAGTCAATGATGAAACAACAGCGGCAAGGGAACTTCGTCACGGCGAGGGATGTGTGGGGAAACCCTAGTTTCGTCGCGGCGAGTGAGGGAGGCCCTAGGGAGGGCACGGTGAGGGATGGTTGAGGTCTCGGTGCGGCGGTGGTCGACGTCCCGCCAAAAGAGGGTGCGACGACATATGGAAGGTGTCACGATGAAGCTCGATGTCGCGGCGAGGGAGGGTGCGGCGAGAGATTGTTGTGGCCCTAGGGAGGGCACGGCAAGACAGGGTGCAGCTTGGAGAATCGCAAGGCGAGGCAGGGCACGACAAGGTAAGAGAATCGCGaggtgaggagaggaaaataaaagGGGGACAAAAACTAGAATGACGCGGATGAGAAATAATTGACGAGGATATGGCACATGTGCAAATCCATAGCATTCCGCAGTAATAAGTCCGTAAGctaacaattatatatatatatatatatatatatacacacacacacatctcactatcaattctacaaattgatatatatatatacacacacacacacatctcactatcaattctacaaattgatatgttgtagataagaatcTACTATCctaagacattattatacttattcaactgGCACAAATCTGAAgaaatataataatcataaactttacattttattaataaaatatgatataaaagcTCCCTTatcaatcatcttataattggctCTAAGGGCTAATAATAACATATTTTCGTCTACCAATCAATTGACCTTACTCACTAATCAATTGTCATATTAAATCTGACCGTTAAACCTATAGAACGGTTACTAGCCACCAATTGATTTGAGAATGTTCTGTCCACCTGAAATAGGTTACCAATCTCCAATCGATTGCATAGATTGTTCAAGTAGCAAACCCTCTTTTGCAGGATTTAAGGttaatcaatcgattgatcagaCAGCAAACCTAAAATTTTAGGTTTAGGGTTTGTTAACACTAATTTCAACATTTTCAAAGTTGAATTCACATTTTGCCTAGTATGCAGTTAACTTCAACTTACCAAAACTTCCTCTACCTAGCATCCAATCATTTATGACCTACTGGGACTTGTTGTTGCCCAATATacgatcaatcttgacccattGAGACTTCATCATTTCtagcatccaatcaaccttgacttaccaAGACTTCTATCATCATCAAGTATATGGTCCTCTAtagcccacttggactttttgtttcgtgctaagtgtccggtcctccgtaacctacttagacttctcgtgcatgccaagtgtttggtccccacttggacttctaccaTCTCTGATCACCAAGTGTTTATTCAACAGTGACCCCCTTAGGTTTCCACCATCTCCGAttacaaattatccaatcaactGTGATCCCCTTAGATTTCTTTTTTGTGCAAATTGTTCTATCCTCTATTattcacttggacttccaccatctTTGATCATCAAATGtctagtcaaccgtgacctactTATATATCTTTTATTAACTTCCTGTTGAATTTCTCACTTCTAGTCAAGTATCTTGTTAATCTTAATCCACTCGATTTCTCATGCTAACTCCTTAGTAAATTTCTAACATCGTCAGGTATTTAATCCACCTTAATCTTTTCTAattaaacatcaaaatataaattcaagTCAATCCAAACTTGTCCACCTACTTAACCTCGACGATAGAGTCCACCAACAAAAATCAGAGTATCAACGCCGCGTAACAAGCAGAGCTCGTAAATCTACTGATCAAGTTCCTACAGATTGTCGGATTTTGTCCTTTTGCCACGTGCCATGCATCCATTTGTTGCGAATCCTGTAACAAGAAGAAGTCTAAGCATATGAGATGATCAATCTCACAAGaaaacttggttcaacaactgAAACAGAATTTATAAACTTTCCTTGCAGTAAACCTAAACAATAATAATTGTTCTGACTGATCAGATTCAGTTATATTGTTCAAAAATGCAATAAAGAAGAgagttaataaaaggaaattacaGTGAATTAACAGATAAATGAGACAAAGGACAGAGAACAAATATTTGTCATTAAGAAGAATGGATAACAAGAACATCCAATGACAAAGTAACAAAGAAGTTATAAATGAAGGGAACATGAGCTTGAGcttgaaaataattaacaaatGCAAGAACAAATGCTATGGCCCAACTTCAATTTAATAGGGCAAATTATTATCAGGTAATCTATTACTTAGTATATGTACAATCAAATCTATTTAGTAGCAATTGCTTCAGTTTGTAATTCTGTGGACTTCTTCCATCTCACAAGGGACTTGAGAAATTCTTGTACCTGCCATAAAAGAGGTTATATCAGTGCCCAATCCAAACTGAAAGCACAATTGAAGTTAATTACTAGTTTTGAAACTCACCTCAGATGGGTCTCTCAGAGAGTACAAGGCATTAGTTTCTTTTGACACATTCGATACCAAGATGCCAAACCCGCAGTTACTCTCTCTCAAGACCTGAAAATTTTCAGATTATGTCTAGAAATTTGCATGAATTCAGTAACCATTTTATTGAACATTTAACAATTATACCTTGAACGCATCTTCATCAGTACGATCATCACCAACATAAATCGGGAGTACATCATCGCGTTGGCTAAGCCCCAGCGATTCAAGCAGAAATTCAACAGCTTTACCCTTGTTCCAGTCAATCACGGGACGGACCTCTAAAACCTACATCATAAAGAGGAGCATAAATGATAATAAATATGAATATAGTAAgctatattttgcttcccatttgGATTTTACCTTCCGCCCATGGGTGACGTGCAAACGTGAAAAACACTTTAACAGACCAAATACACGAACTCCAACTTCATCCCACATCTGAAAAACAAGTTGAGCCGATAATGTTATAGTGCtagaaaatatgaaaaattatttcTGTATGGCAAAGCATTGTCCTAATATGCAATGCTCCTTTTTAATTCAACTGTTACCTTTTTATCAACATTGCGGTAATGTACAGAGACACAAAACTTGTTATTCTCTACTTTGACACCGATGATGTCGTTAGTGATCTCAATGAGAGATTCATACACCTGTGATTATTTACACTCTGAAATTTAGGAAGAAATTGGATGGAAAGTGACAGAATGAAGAGTTGAAATGGCATTTTTAGGGACCTACCTCATTGATCATTGGTAGAAACTCACTGGCAGGTTGGAAAAGATGTACTTCTTTGCCCTGTTACCAAGCATGTATTAGCAAAATATaagcaaaaagataaaaacaTAATGTTTGGAACTTGATTGTTTAATCTCATCTTTTTTTCTAAAGGAATTTTCTAATTAGGACCATATCAAGATGCAGCTAGGACAGAAGTATAAACTCTAGGAGTACATATTTTGTTTGCTAATAAGCACAAAAGAAATCAACAGCTCAACTTCTAGAATTTTAATTAGCCTTTTAAATTAAATAACATCACCAACAAGTAGCCATGTAGTCCCAATTATTTGTAATAAACTAAATGGATTTTATCACACCATTAAAATTGATATCGAAAGGTGCAAAATCAAAACGATAATAATTTTAACATCTGGATTTTACCTGACTATCAGTTGTCTGGATGCAGTAATTCTCAACGGACTTGGATACTCTGACTGGCCCCATTATGTCCATACCATGACTACCAGCATAGTACAAATCGGATAGCCTAACAAATTCATGCACCTGAGGGGAACATATTTTTCATTCCATTGATATTCATGTAGCACTATCATTCCCAAACAATCATTATAATGTAAGTTTACATCAAGCTATACCTTATTACGAGACCTTCCACTAATAATTGCTGTTGGGAAATAATTGGCAGCTTCGTTTACAGCAGCACGCATCTGAAATAAATTAAATaaccaaaaagaaaataagatTCCCAAACAGCAAAGGTATCAAACGAGTTTGGTAGGACCAACTTACAGAACTTGACATAAATGCATGATCAGGATTATCCACAATTGGTGAAAGAGTGCCATCATAGTCCAAAAACAATGCTATTGTCTTGCATTTAGCTAAACTTGTGATTAAGTGAAAGGAATTTAGAGCAGATGGATAACTCATCTGCAGCAGTTCAAACAAAGAAGTTAGACAAAAGATTTTCCTGGAAACTAATTTAAATTTcagtaattaataattttaatgaaCATGTGCAACAAAAACACACCATCCAAGTTTGATAAGCAGCATCGTGGTCATCTAATTGAGTCACAGAAATCAAATCCTTGTTTAGCTTTTTGCGAGGAGGTGATGATGCTATCATGGCATCTAGCCAACTATTAGCACGGACATCTTCAAGTTTACCATTTATGATTCTGGGAATTGTTAGATACAACCCAGAAGACGAGTATGGTGATGCTGCTGGAGAATATGGTGCCATGTTAGAGGGCAATCCCAATCTTGACTTGCTCAAAGGTGCAGGATCCGTGAGAACAGGTGAACTATGGCTTGACTTCAAATCCATCAATTTTATGACAAAAGTAAGCTTAGAAGTAGCAGAAAATCTGACAGCCCTCCAAGTAGTTTAATTTGACTCTTTTTTTCCTGAATATTATCCAACCCTTTTATCAATGAAAAACCACCGCTTTAATGTCTTCTTGTCAGTCGAAGTGTGCATACAGTCCATCAAGCAGAAGGCACCTGACCACTAATATACAATAGTTAGAAGGAGAAAAGGCATAGAGCATACAAAACAATCTTTAGATGGCATATATACCTTCTCATAGATGCTAAGCTAGTGTGTAGCCAATCATTTGAGTTTTTTTGTAATTTAGAAGAATCAAGTCTTTATACTCCAATCAGCTGCACGTGGCTGTAAAAGTAGGCATCGGAttaagcaataataaaataatgattttagaTTCTCAAAAGCGAGCTCATAGTTTTTGAAAACAGATGAAACAAGCCAAAAAGAATTCAAACACTGAATAATGGCCATGATGAGGAAAAACTCATATCATAATAATGAAAATggtaaagttttaaaaaatgaaGAAAAGCACATAAATTCGATCGCATCCTGTACCAAAACAGAAACACCATGAGGCTAAGTATTTTAAAAAGggcataataaaaataataataattagaaaATTTCTTCCATTCTAGGCTGTACTCGGAGAGGCTTGAATGCAAAGCCAAAAATTCCAACCATAAAACTTATGAACGCATAATTTAATGATTTTAATTCTTGTGCTTTTTTAGTTGCATATAATTGAATCTTCATGAATATGTATGTAGAATGAATCATCAACATAAAACTGAAGACTAAAATTTCAAGGATTTAGAGTATATTTTTAGAAGAACTACTACTGGCCAGTCGATGGTGAAACTAATAGAAAACCTATTTCTTCATTATTATATAATATTTAGAAAAGCTGCAGTCTTGTTGTCTCCTGAAGCCTGTAGGCGGTCAGATTCAGAGAGTTGGAATACTGGCGCTATCTTTGGACCGTAGACATCCACGGGAGTATTTGCTTTGGGACAACAACGAAGTATCAGATATATGTAAAATGAAGAATTGAAAAATGACAACTAGAAACCAGAACCGCTACCAGTCTTTCGAAAAAATTTAGATGGCCTTTAAGGGAGCAGTAGAAAGcttgaaaaaaaaagtttttggATTTACTAATCAATTTTATCAGATACTTGCTCGACAATGAGGAAGCATCACGGACAGAAGCAGATGGGCACCCCTTTTTCTTACGAAGGACAAACTCAGAAACACTAAGCAGACTCGCAGACAAAATCGAAGAAAAACGACAGAAAGGCACGCTATCAACTTACACTGATGGTTCCATCACAACGTCCATCCCCCTCCGCAGTGCCCCTTCATTCATTAACCAAGATATAATTTTGGCTACAGCATGTTGTACTAATTAGCCAAATCTCTGCCGTAAAACGATAGAAGGCACGCCATCGACCTAAATGGTGGGTCATAAAGAACGCCCATGCCCATCGT from Zingiber officinale cultivar Zhangliang chromosome 5B, Zo_v1.1, whole genome shotgun sequence encodes the following:
- the LOC121984673 gene encoding probable trehalose-phosphate phosphatase F, whose translation is MDLKSSHSSPVLTDPAPLSKSRLGLPSNMAPYSPAASPYSSSGLYLTIPRIINGKLEDVRANSWLDAMIASSPPRKKLNKDLISVTQLDDHDAAYQTWMMSYPSALNSFHLITSLAKCKTIALFLDYDGTLSPIVDNPDHAFMSSSMRAAVNEAANYFPTAIISGRSRNKVHEFVRLSDLYYAGSHGMDIMGPVRVSKSVENYCIQTTDSQGKEVHLFQPASEFLPMINEVYESLIEITNDIIGVKVENNKFCVSVHYRNVDKKMWDEVGVRVFGLLKCFSRLHVTHGRKVLEVRPVIDWNKGKAVEFLLESLGLSQRDDVLPIYVGDDRTDEDAFKVLRESNCGFGILVSNVSKETNALYSLRDPSEVQEFLKSLVRWKKSTELQTEAIATK